A part of Melittangium boletus DSM 14713 genomic DNA contains:
- a CDS encoding LysR family transcriptional regulator, with amino-acid sequence MPPRKLPRHLVWLESFAAAVESGSLEGAAEHLGVARSVVSEHLRALEDALADGQPLLERGPGRRIQLTARGERLYEGTQTPLHQLDLKRLRDLASAEPSLRLGLNPTLSHFLLAGIAGDVARAHIKLEVSFGSTFELVRQVQTNQLDLAVDFTPLPPHRGVEAESLLHLPFVVLSGPDNPLASRHRGRRSLHVRDLSDQLFVDWQRDDPYGAANSARFTAHAVSVREVARVQSFLLLFDMLRAYQACAIAPDLRLLRSFPEDLCVWLLREETPQAVEVVALQSSGGVSSEAAQKVLAGLRQRLASKRRKSD; translated from the coding sequence ATGCCTCCTCGTAAGCTCCCCCGGCACCTCGTCTGGCTCGAATCCTTCGCGGCCGCTGTCGAGTCCGGCAGCCTGGAAGGTGCCGCCGAGCACCTCGGTGTCGCCCGATCCGTCGTCAGCGAACATCTGCGCGCGCTCGAGGATGCCCTCGCCGATGGGCAACCCCTTCTCGAGCGCGGTCCAGGCCGCCGCATCCAGCTCACCGCCCGTGGGGAAAGGCTCTACGAGGGCACTCAAACCCCCCTCCACCAACTCGACCTCAAGCGTCTTCGCGACCTCGCGAGCGCCGAGCCCAGCTTGCGCCTCGGCCTCAACCCCACCCTCTCCCATTTCCTCCTCGCCGGCATCGCCGGGGACGTCGCTCGCGCTCACATCAAGTTGGAAGTCAGCTTCGGCAGCACCTTCGAGCTCGTGCGCCAGGTCCAGACGAACCAGCTCGACCTCGCCGTGGACTTCACTCCTCTCCCGCCCCATCGCGGCGTCGAGGCCGAATCCCTCCTGCACCTGCCCTTCGTCGTGCTCTCCGGCCCAGACAACCCCCTCGCTTCCCGTCATCGCGGCCGACGCTCACTCCATGTGCGAGATCTCTCCGACCAGCTCTTCGTGGACTGGCAACGCGATGATCCCTACGGCGCCGCCAACAGCGCTCGCTTCACCGCCCACGCCGTGTCCGTACGCGAGGTGGCTCGCGTGCAGAGCTTCCTCCTCCTCTTCGACATGCTGCGCGCCTACCAGGCCTGCGCCATCGCCCCCGACCTGCGGCTGCTGCGCTCCTTCCCCGAGGATCTCTGCGTCTGGCTCCTGCGCGAAGAGACACCCCAGGCTGTTGAGGTAGTGGCGCTCCAATCCTCCGGCGGCGTGAGTTCCGAAGCCGCCCAGAAGGTCCTCGCCGGACTGCGTCAGCGCCTCGCGTCGAAACGACGGAAAAGCGACTAG
- the glpD gene encoding glycerol-3-phosphate dehydrogenase — MPAPQKPASRAERLNALSSQVFDVLVIGGGVTGCGIARDAALRGLRVALVEREDFASGTSSRSSRLVHGGVRYLEHGHLGLVFESSIERYRLLRLAPHLVRPLAFVWPTYKGARLPRWKLAVGLKLYDALALFRNVRGSRALSAQRVREEIPGLRTEELTGGARYYDAATDDARLTLANALSASEAGATLLNHASVSGLVIEEGRAKGATVVDALTGRELNVRARVVVSATGPWSDEIRKLDSKDNAPAVRGSKGVHIAVPRARLPTPDDTALTVLSGVDGRVMFILPAEHHTIIGTTETVTHAHPSEVRASVSDVDYLLASANGFFPDARLVREDVVSAWAGIRPLVASAYSGGGDANSASREHAIHASPSGVLAISGGKLTTYRVMASDMVNAIEKALAVPHQKALTGSLPLPGGEFSSFDDEVAAAKAEVGRQDVARHLVRAYGRRWRLVWELTRERPELAEPLAPGLPYVRAEALHGVTHEFVHTLDDLLVRRLKVAFETRDLGRAAARVAAADIAPLLGWSPEDIERQLADYSRHVERLFGIDPA; from the coding sequence CTGCCCGCTCCCCAGAAGCCCGCCTCGCGTGCCGAGCGCCTGAACGCCCTGTCGTCCCAGGTCTTCGATGTCCTCGTCATCGGCGGAGGCGTCACCGGCTGCGGCATCGCCCGCGACGCCGCCCTGCGCGGCCTGCGCGTGGCCCTCGTCGAGCGGGAGGACTTCGCCTCGGGCACCTCCAGCCGCTCCTCGCGCCTCGTGCACGGTGGCGTGCGCTACCTGGAGCACGGACACCTGGGGCTCGTCTTCGAGTCCAGCATCGAGCGCTACCGGCTGCTGCGGCTCGCGCCCCACCTCGTGCGGCCGCTCGCCTTCGTGTGGCCCACCTACAAGGGCGCCCGCCTGCCTCGCTGGAAGCTCGCCGTGGGCCTCAAGCTCTATGACGCCCTGGCGCTCTTCCGCAATGTGCGCGGCTCCCGCGCGCTCAGCGCCCAGCGCGTGCGCGAGGAGATTCCCGGCCTGCGCACCGAGGAGCTCACGGGCGGTGCCCGCTACTACGACGCCGCCACCGATGATGCCCGGCTCACGCTCGCCAACGCGCTCTCTGCCTCCGAGGCGGGTGCCACCCTGCTCAACCACGCCTCCGTGAGCGGGCTCGTCATCGAGGAGGGCCGGGCGAAGGGCGCCACGGTGGTCGACGCGCTCACCGGCCGGGAGCTCAACGTGCGCGCCCGCGTGGTCGTCAGCGCCACCGGCCCCTGGAGCGATGAGATCCGCAAGCTCGACTCGAAGGACAACGCCCCCGCGGTGCGTGGCTCCAAGGGCGTGCACATCGCCGTGCCCCGCGCGCGCCTGCCCACGCCCGATGACACCGCCCTCACGGTGCTCTCCGGCGTGGACGGCCGCGTGATGTTCATCCTCCCCGCCGAGCACCACACCATCATCGGCACCACGGAGACCGTCACCCACGCCCACCCCTCCGAGGTGCGCGCCAGCGTGTCCGACGTGGACTACCTGCTCGCTTCGGCCAATGGCTTCTTCCCCGACGCCCGGCTCGTGCGCGAGGACGTCGTCAGCGCCTGGGCCGGCATCCGTCCGCTCGTGGCCAGCGCCTACTCGGGCGGGGGCGACGCCAACAGCGCCAGCCGCGAGCACGCCATCCACGCCAGCCCCTCGGGCGTGCTCGCCATCTCCGGCGGCAAGCTCACCACCTACCGCGTCATGGCCAGCGACATGGTGAACGCCATCGAGAAGGCCCTGGCCGTGCCCCACCAGAAGGCCCTCACCGGCTCCCTGCCCCTGCCCGGCGGCGAGTTCTCCTCGTTCGACGACGAGGTGGCCGCCGCGAAGGCCGAGGTGGGCCGCCAGGACGTCGCGCGTCATCTGGTGCGCGCCTATGGCCGCCGCTGGCGCCTCGTCTGGGAGCTCACCCGCGAGCGGCCCGAGCTGGCCGAACCGCTCGCTCCGGGCCTGCCCTATGTGCGGGCCGAAGCCCTCCACGGCGTCACCCACGAGTTCGTCCACACGCTGGATGACCTGCTCGTGCGCCGCCTCAAGGTGGCCTTCGAGACGCGGGACCTGGGCCGCGCCGCCGCCCGGGTGGCCGCCGCCGACATCGCGCCCCTGTTGGGCTGGAGCCCCGAGGACATCGAGCGGCAGCTCGCCGACTATTCGCGCCACGTGGAGCGGCTGTTCGGCATCGATCCGGCGTGA
- a CDS encoding SlyX family protein, translated as MDDESRIVELELRYMQQQELLQELSGVLYEQRRELDSLRAELELLKKKLADEPGLVDARQQERPPHY; from the coding sequence ATGGACGACGAGTCGCGAATCGTGGAACTGGAGCTGCGCTACATGCAGCAGCAGGAGTTGCTGCAGGAACTGAGCGGCGTGCTGTACGAGCAGCGGCGCGAATTGGACAGCCTGCGTGCCGAATTGGAGCTCTTGAAGAAGAAGCTCGCGGACGAACCTGGGCTGGTGGATGCACGTCAGCAGGAACGCCCCCCCCACTACTGA
- a CDS encoding ATP-binding protein: MVLSSRHPRASRLGPAALQGGLALLVTGLAFLVDSSFPRGLASSPSFLLLAAVLGSAWWGGLGPALLATAASIVLPLVFSGEPLVPSSALISGVFFAGLAVPISWAARHVRTSLQAAQRERHVLSLTLRTIGEAVISTDSQGLVRFINPVAVSLTGWSISEALGQPLARVLSLVDPSTQEPVPPHLCSDDEARSISGGHLVLLRSRSGAELSVEHVAIPLAEFPGGPCGSLVVFRDISARFREEQERAQLLAREHDAHLQVEAQRKRLETLFLQAPVAICLTRGAEHIVELVNPLCRTLVGDHLRPGHAVRDTVSGLDLHLLDEVFRTGMPFVGHEVPLLADYSGTGHPEVKYFDFTLQPWRGVEGDILGIMGVCAEVTEQVLVRREMETLTADLQKALQIRDDFLSVASHELKTPLTSLQLQLQLLWRSLPETDAQGRPHPARQRIEATRRPAERLHKLVNTLLDVSRIRADRLALEPETVDVAALLRDVVARAEADAVGAGCTLHLAPSPPIVGHWDRLRLEQVVTNLLSNAIKYGASHPVELAVHQEGAVAHLTVRDHGIGIGPEDQARIFQRFERAVSERHYGGFGLGLWICKQIVDSLGGDIRVRSQPGQGATFTVSLPLAPPARPRTEGVSPVAV; the protein is encoded by the coding sequence ATGGTCCTTTCTTCCCGTCACCCTCGTGCATCGCGTCTTGGCCCCGCTGCGCTCCAGGGGGGTCTCGCCCTGCTCGTCACCGGCCTGGCGTTCCTCGTCGATTCTTCCTTCCCTCGTGGACTCGCCTCCTCTCCGTCCTTCCTCCTCCTCGCGGCCGTCCTCGGCTCCGCCTGGTGGGGCGGGCTCGGACCCGCGCTCCTCGCCACCGCCGCTTCGATCGTCCTTCCCCTCGTCTTCTCCGGCGAACCGCTCGTCCCGTCGTCCGCCCTCATCTCTGGGGTGTTCTTCGCGGGCCTCGCCGTGCCCATCTCCTGGGCCGCCCGCCATGTGCGCACCTCCCTCCAGGCCGCTCAGCGCGAGCGTCATGTGCTCTCCCTCACCCTGCGCACCATCGGCGAGGCCGTCATCTCCACCGACTCCCAGGGGCTCGTGCGCTTCATCAACCCCGTGGCCGTTTCCCTCACCGGTTGGTCCATCTCCGAAGCGCTGGGCCAGCCCCTCGCGCGCGTGCTGTCGCTCGTGGACCCCTCTACCCAGGAGCCCGTCCCGCCCCACCTCTGCTCGGATGACGAGGCACGCTCCATTTCCGGAGGCCACCTCGTCCTCCTGCGCTCACGCTCCGGCGCCGAGCTTTCCGTCGAGCATGTCGCCATCCCGCTCGCGGAGTTCCCGGGCGGTCCATGTGGCAGCCTCGTCGTCTTTCGCGACATCTCCGCCCGCTTCCGCGAGGAGCAGGAGCGCGCCCAGCTCCTCGCCCGTGAGCACGACGCCCACCTGCAGGTCGAGGCCCAACGCAAACGGCTGGAAACCCTCTTCCTCCAGGCCCCCGTCGCCATCTGTCTCACCCGCGGCGCCGAGCACATCGTCGAGCTCGTCAATCCCCTGTGCCGCACCCTCGTGGGCGATCATCTGCGTCCCGGTCATGCCGTGCGCGACACCGTCTCCGGGTTGGATCTCCACCTGCTCGACGAGGTCTTCCGCACCGGTATGCCCTTCGTGGGTCATGAGGTGCCCCTGCTCGCCGACTACTCCGGCACCGGCCACCCCGAGGTGAAGTACTTCGATTTCACCTTGCAGCCCTGGCGCGGCGTCGAGGGCGACATCCTTGGGATCATGGGGGTGTGCGCCGAGGTCACCGAACAGGTGCTCGTCCGCCGCGAGATGGAGACGCTCACCGCGGATCTCCAGAAGGCCCTCCAGATCCGCGATGACTTCCTCTCCGTGGCCTCGCACGAGCTCAAGACGCCCCTGACCTCGCTCCAGCTCCAGCTCCAACTGTTGTGGCGCTCGCTTCCCGAGACCGATGCCCAGGGACGTCCCCACCCGGCTCGCCAGCGCATCGAGGCCACCCGCCGGCCCGCCGAACGGCTCCACAAGCTCGTCAATACCCTGCTCGACGTCTCGCGCATCCGCGCCGATCGGCTCGCGCTCGAGCCCGAGACCGTGGACGTCGCCGCGCTCCTCCGGGACGTCGTCGCTCGCGCCGAGGCCGATGCCGTGGGCGCCGGCTGCACCCTCCACCTCGCGCCCAGTCCTCCCATCGTCGGACATTGGGACAGGCTGCGGCTCGAGCAGGTCGTCACCAACCTCCTCTCCAACGCCATCAAATACGGCGCCTCCCACCCCGTGGAACTCGCCGTCCACCAGGAAGGTGCCGTCGCCCATCTCACCGTGCGCGACCATGGCATTGGCATCGGTCCCGAGGATCAGGCTCGCATCTTCCAACGCTTCGAGCGCGCCGTCTCCGAGCGCCATTACGGCGGCTTCGGGCTCGGTCTGTGGATCTGCAAGCAGATCGTCGACTCGCTCGGCGGGGACATCCGCGTGCGGAGCCAGCCCGGTCAGGGCGCCACCTTCACCGTGTCACTTCCGCTCGCGCCGCCCGCCCGGCCCCGGACGGAGGGGGTCTCCCCCGTCGCGGTGTGA
- a CDS encoding tetratricopeptide repeat protein: protein MWNRSAKKALLVCLVALVLHLLMLLLPRNMPEQELSIARAIPDSAKRVTLLKPLKEHPKATGANLREAAELLREGSPLDAYELAKAAESKEPGSEETQLLLARICHGQRMKRCEEESLQRAEELSPEDPRAALLRADFHERDGDVEGALKAVEEAYRKAPGREGVGVRYARLLSATSRGEEAIKVLETQARLLGKSRLWVEQGLVRVAQGRLEEGRRLFARAVEEDPKLAPAYYHLGLTEYRLGDIEAAEEALREADRLDMTSMRALSALCEIQRRTGRVNDMTVTRMDLERRFPEKLGAVQSACGTR from the coding sequence ATGTGGAATCGAAGCGCGAAGAAGGCGCTGCTCGTGTGCCTGGTGGCCCTGGTGCTTCACCTGTTGATGTTGTTGCTCCCGAGGAACATGCCGGAGCAGGAGCTGTCGATCGCGCGGGCGATTCCGGACTCGGCCAAGCGAGTGACGCTGCTCAAGCCGCTCAAGGAGCACCCGAAAGCAACGGGAGCGAACCTGAGGGAAGCGGCGGAACTGCTGCGCGAGGGCTCGCCGCTGGACGCCTACGAGCTGGCGAAAGCCGCGGAGAGCAAGGAGCCAGGATCCGAGGAGACGCAGCTGTTGCTGGCACGGATCTGCCATGGGCAGCGGATGAAGCGGTGCGAGGAGGAATCGCTCCAGCGAGCGGAAGAACTCTCACCGGAAGATCCCCGGGCGGCGCTGCTGCGAGCGGACTTCCACGAGCGGGACGGCGACGTGGAAGGCGCGTTGAAAGCGGTGGAGGAGGCGTACCGGAAGGCGCCGGGGCGAGAAGGCGTCGGAGTGAGGTACGCGAGGCTGCTGAGCGCCACCTCGAGGGGTGAGGAGGCGATCAAGGTGCTCGAGACACAGGCACGGCTCCTCGGAAAGTCACGCCTGTGGGTGGAGCAGGGACTGGTCCGAGTGGCACAGGGGCGGCTGGAGGAGGGACGACGGCTTTTCGCCCGAGCGGTGGAAGAGGATCCGAAATTGGCCCCGGCCTACTACCACCTGGGCCTCACGGAGTACCGCCTGGGGGACATCGAGGCAGCGGAGGAGGCGTTACGGGAGGCGGATCGCCTGGACATGACGAGCATGAGGGCCCTGTCGGCGCTGTGCGAGATTCAACGGCGGACGGGCCGGGTAAACGACATGACGGTGACGCGGATGGACCTCGAGCGGCGCTTTCCCGAGAAGCTTGGCGCCGTGCAGAGCGCTTGCGGCACTCGCTGA
- a CDS encoding cytochrome P450 has translation MSLVDRFSFFDPEVMQDPYPYYAELRERAPLLWNAPLQAYIVTRHEDVAHVLKNPALFSSASLRLAGQPIDVVGTILGRPSVPALVNTDPPLHTRMRSIVSRTFTPKRISALEPRVRELSQKLVAEMTAQEEFDFMEGLATPLPVIIIAEMLGIEPARRRDFKRWSDTLISLASAAGPGPEFRRDGQEMHAYMTRIAEERRLAPQEDLISLLVQGGEGQTLSAEEVNAFALLLMLAGNETTTNLLGNAMHALLSHPEQFDWLRKNPSGCGAAIEEALRYESPVVSVMRRTLREVELSGGKVPADSMLMLVLSSANRDPRKFPDPDRFDIQRDAQGVMSFGHGIHFCLGAPLARLEAPTALGELIARAPRLRFAPRQPLRPEYPPSFGVRALKTLWLRRE, from the coding sequence ATGAGCCTGGTGGACCGTTTCAGCTTCTTCGACCCCGAGGTGATGCAGGACCCCTACCCCTATTACGCGGAGTTGCGTGAGCGGGCACCCCTGCTGTGGAACGCCCCCCTCCAGGCCTACATCGTCACGCGCCACGAGGACGTGGCCCATGTCCTCAAGAACCCCGCCCTGTTCTCCTCCGCGAGCCTGCGGTTGGCCGGCCAGCCCATCGACGTGGTCGGCACCATCCTGGGCCGCCCCTCCGTGCCCGCGCTCGTCAACACGGATCCCCCCCTGCACACGCGCATGCGCTCCATCGTGAGCCGCACCTTCACCCCCAAGCGGATCTCCGCGCTCGAGCCCCGCGTGCGCGAGCTGTCCCAGAAGCTCGTCGCGGAGATGACCGCCCAGGAGGAGTTCGACTTCATGGAGGGGCTGGCCACGCCCCTGCCCGTCATCATCATCGCGGAGATGCTTGGCATCGAGCCCGCGCGCCGCCGCGACTTCAAGCGCTGGAGCGACACGCTCATCTCCCTCGCCTCCGCCGCCGGTCCCGGTCCGGAGTTCAGGCGTGATGGCCAGGAGATGCACGCGTACATGACGCGCATCGCCGAGGAGCGCCGGCTCGCGCCCCAGGAGGACCTCATCTCCCTGCTCGTCCAGGGCGGCGAGGGCCAGACGCTCTCCGCCGAGGAGGTCAACGCCTTCGCCCTGCTGCTCATGCTCGCCGGCAACGAGACCACCACCAATCTGCTCGGCAACGCGATGCACGCGCTGCTGAGCCACCCCGAGCAGTTCGACTGGCTCAGGAAGAACCCCTCGGGCTGCGGCGCCGCCATCGAGGAGGCGCTGCGCTATGAGTCGCCCGTGGTGTCCGTGATGCGCCGCACCCTGCGCGAGGTGGAGCTGAGCGGCGGCAAGGTGCCCGCCGACAGCATGCTGATGCTGGTGCTGTCCTCGGCCAACCGCGACCCGCGCAAGTTCCCGGACCCGGACCGCTTCGACATCCAGCGCGACGCCCAGGGGGTGATGTCCTTCGGCCACGGCATTCACTTCTGCCTCGGCGCGCCCCTGGCCCGGCTCGAGGCCCCCACCGCCCTCGGGGAGCTGATCGCGCGGGCCCCCCGGCTGCGTTTCGCCCCGCGCCAGCCCCTCCGGCCCGAATACCCGCCCTCGTTCGGCGTCCGCGCCCTCAAGACGCTCTGGCTCCGCCGCGAGTAG
- a CDS encoding RNA polymerase sigma factor: MSLRRVAHLFAVRMTLAGDSAQERDGERRLLMRARGGDSTAFRTLFERHAPAVWRFSRDLFQDEAAADEATQETFVRAHGKLAALRDDTRFVSWLLGIARHVHLESLRGRAAHLDVASEENESLLEAALPSPTPEALLLDRELEGLLAEALGSLREERRAALLLRIDHGLAYEDIAQVMGWSLPKVKNEIHRARLQLRERLAGHVGSTGGRP, encoded by the coding sequence ATGTCACTCCGGCGCGTGGCCCACCTCTTCGCCGTCCGAATGACCCTCGCGGGGGATTCCGCCCAGGAGCGCGACGGCGAGCGCCGTCTGCTCATGCGCGCGCGGGGAGGTGACTCGACCGCCTTCCGGACCCTCTTCGAGCGGCATGCCCCCGCCGTGTGGCGCTTCTCCCGGGACCTGTTCCAGGACGAGGCCGCCGCGGACGAGGCCACCCAGGAGACCTTCGTCCGGGCGCACGGGAAGCTCGCGGCCCTGCGCGATGACACGCGCTTCGTCTCATGGCTGTTGGGCATCGCGCGCCACGTCCACCTGGAATCGCTCCGGGGCCGGGCGGCGCACCTGGACGTGGCCTCCGAGGAGAACGAGTCCCTGTTGGAGGCCGCGCTGCCCTCGCCCACGCCCGAGGCGCTGCTGCTGGACCGCGAGCTGGAGGGACTGCTCGCCGAGGCCCTGGGAAGTCTCCGCGAGGAGCGCCGGGCGGCACTGCTGCTGAGAATCGACCATGGGCTGGCCTACGAGGACATCGCCCAGGTCATGGGCTGGTCCCTGCCCAAGGTGAAGAACGAGATCCACCGGGCCCGGTTGCAGTTGCGCGAGCGGCTCGCCGGGCATGTGGGAAGTACAGGAGGTCGGCCATGA
- a CDS encoding anti-sigma factor family protein, protein MSPPCRESDLDALLAQELSEADALRVSEHATHCDTCRRALEWLRLERGWMAQRARRQPSRRALDYGALEARLRPAPARRSPWEWRGLGLAAVAAGLVMVMLSGGPPAHSPSFSEEPWGEGLMSMARVEVCQDPSLEAAARMEAQVGACLVASPSRPPR, encoded by the coding sequence ATGAGTCCCCCGTGCCGTGAATCGGACCTGGACGCGCTGCTCGCCCAGGAGCTGTCCGAGGCGGACGCCCTGCGCGTGAGCGAGCACGCCACACACTGTGACACCTGCCGTCGCGCGCTGGAGTGGTTGCGCCTGGAGCGCGGCTGGATGGCCCAACGGGCGCGGCGGCAACCCTCGCGGCGGGCGCTGGACTATGGCGCGCTGGAGGCCCGGCTGCGCCCCGCCCCGGCGCGCCGGAGCCCCTGGGAGTGGCGGGGTCTGGGGCTCGCGGCGGTGGCGGCGGGGCTCGTCATGGTGATGCTCAGCGGCGGGCCCCCGGCGCACTCCCCCTCCTTCAGCGAGGAGCCCTGGGGAGAAGGGCTCATGTCCATGGCGCGGGTGGAGGTGTGCCAGGACCCGAGCCTCGAGGCGGCGGCGCGCATGGAGGCCCAGGTGGGGGCGTGCCTGGTGGCCTCGCCCTCCCGGCCGCCCCGGTGA
- a CDS encoding S8 family serine peptidase: MRRLVLLSLLGMGACVKDPPTDLVQQEQPVCPDLVVRDASEEPKALANRASARLDLVPVASSGTDTVAEGAQPVIVRFRSKAGMRTAAALRQREDKVKSLGARVKYHWPELDTLALSLTPEAQARLAADPEVLSVSPDRVVRAMDMASGAFVTSAATTPSPLGSTSEYTYGVKMTRAQEVWDPDNQGVLKPGAPNGSGIRVCVIDSGMDVRHPELMAAYVAGKDFIDGDDNPEDKDADGNWGGGHGTHVAGTIVAQLGLHGTVNPNDASLSPEGMVGVAPGAELYVARVLDTSGGGRTTDVMAALKWCHEEVHAHIASLSLGSPDRDDAEEALFQRYFAEGMLSFAASGNGGATATETSRIYPGAYESVVAVGAVDSELKHPEFSQGGDYLDLVAPGVNIYSTYPQGRSPYASLSAGDTFYNSSSFDFVPFEEYEGTLVDCGVGDGLRSCTADAAATCDGFVAYVDRGGDIRFSDKVKNVRSQGARAVIVGNNDPKDDATLAFTLGSAATWPPVTAIPTTLVPTFKGLVGSKVRVGIRGSDYALSTGTSMATPHVAGVAALVWSARPSLTNKQVKEILENSAKHLGEQNGTGRNNVFGYGLVQAKDAVELAQKWVP; encoded by the coding sequence GTGAGACGACTGGTGCTGTTGAGCCTGCTGGGTATGGGCGCGTGCGTGAAGGATCCTCCGACGGATCTCGTGCAGCAGGAACAGCCGGTATGCCCGGACCTCGTCGTACGGGATGCGTCCGAAGAGCCGAAGGCCCTGGCGAACCGGGCTTCCGCGCGCTTGGACCTCGTGCCCGTCGCGTCGAGCGGCACGGACACAGTCGCCGAGGGCGCGCAGCCGGTCATCGTCCGTTTCCGTTCCAAGGCGGGCATGCGCACCGCCGCCGCGCTCCGCCAGCGCGAGGACAAGGTGAAGTCCCTGGGCGCGCGCGTGAAGTACCACTGGCCCGAGCTGGACACCCTGGCGCTGTCGCTCACGCCCGAGGCCCAGGCCCGGCTCGCGGCCGATCCCGAGGTGCTCTCCGTGTCTCCGGACCGCGTGGTGCGCGCGATGGACATGGCCAGCGGTGCGTTCGTGACGTCGGCGGCCACCACGCCCAGTCCCCTGGGGAGCACCTCCGAGTACACCTACGGCGTGAAGATGACGCGGGCCCAGGAGGTCTGGGATCCGGACAACCAGGGCGTGCTCAAGCCCGGCGCGCCCAATGGCTCGGGCATCCGCGTGTGCGTCATCGACAGTGGCATGGACGTGCGCCACCCCGAGCTGATGGCCGCCTATGTCGCGGGCAAGGACTTCATCGACGGGGATGACAATCCCGAGGACAAGGACGCGGACGGCAACTGGGGCGGTGGGCACGGCACCCACGTGGCGGGCACCATCGTGGCGCAGCTCGGCCTGCACGGCACGGTGAACCCCAACGACGCCAGCCTGAGCCCGGAGGGCATGGTGGGCGTGGCTCCTGGCGCGGAGCTGTACGTGGCGCGCGTGCTCGACACCTCGGGCGGCGGCCGGACCACGGACGTCATGGCCGCGCTCAAGTGGTGCCATGAGGAAGTGCACGCGCACATCGCCTCGTTGTCGCTCGGCTCGCCCGACAGGGACGACGCCGAGGAAGCCCTCTTCCAGCGGTACTTCGCGGAGGGAATGCTGTCCTTCGCCGCCAGTGGCAACGGGGGGGCGACCGCCACCGAGACCTCCCGCATCTACCCGGGCGCCTACGAGTCCGTGGTGGCCGTGGGCGCGGTGGACAGCGAGCTCAAGCACCCCGAGTTCTCCCAGGGCGGTGATTACCTGGACCTCGTGGCCCCCGGCGTGAACATCTACTCCACCTATCCCCAGGGCCGCTCGCCGTACGCGAGCCTGTCGGCCGGGGACACCTTCTACAACTCGTCCTCCTTCGACTTCGTGCCCTTCGAGGAGTACGAGGGCACGCTCGTCGACTGTGGAGTGGGGGATGGGCTGCGCTCGTGCACGGCGGACGCCGCCGCCACCTGCGATGGCTTCGTCGCCTACGTGGACCGCGGGGGTGACATCCGGTTCAGCGACAAGGTGAAGAACGTGCGCTCCCAGGGCGCGCGCGCCGTCATCGTCGGCAACAACGATCCCAAGGATGACGCGACGCTGGCCTTCACGCTGGGCTCGGCGGCCACCTGGCCTCCGGTGACGGCCATCCCCACCACGCTCGTGCCCACCTTCAAGGGACTGGTGGGCTCGAAGGTGCGCGTGGGCATCCGGGGCAGTGACTACGCGCTGAGCACCGGTACCTCCATGGCCACTCCCCATGTGGCCGGCGTCGCCGCGCTCGTGTGGAGCGCCCGCCCCTCGCTCACCAACAAGCAGGTGAAGGAGATCCTCGAGAACTCGGCGAAGCACCTGGGCGAGCAGAACGGGACTGGCCGCAACAATGTCTTCGGCTACGGGCTCGTGCAGGCCAAGGACGCGGTGGAACTGGCCCAGAAGTGGGTTCCGTAG